The nucleotide sequence TGCTCGGCGCACTGATCAGTGGGGCGATCAGCCGCCGGATGACGCACCATAATTTCTATGATGAACTGCTCAAGCAAGACGGGCATAATATCGAGCATGTGGTGCCTCCCCGTGACTTGAACACCTGGCAGCAATTGCCCATATCCTCCATCGCAAACTTTCAACCTGTGGTGATCAAAGGTGAATCGCGCGAAGCCATCAGCGGGGCTTTGGCGAATTATCCCTACAATTATTTTCCCGTCGTCGAGGACAAAAGATTGAAAGGCATCCTGAGCCGCCAGAAAGGGGAGATGGCGCTGAAGACGGGTGAGACCCCGATCCTGCAAACCGCCGTCACGTGTTTGCCCACGCAGAGCATCCGGGAGCTGCAACATCTGCTGATCCAATCGCCCACGGGGGTGGCTGTGCTGCTGGACCGGCCGGAGGGGAAGGTCATCGGCCTTATCACGCTGCACGATCTTTTACGTGCAGAGATGGCGACGGCGGAAGCGGGCAAAGATTAAGCGAGATATGGAATGGTAAGCGGCCCTTGGGGCAAAACCGCTATCCGTGCATTTGGGCCGAGTTTGGTGAGTCTCTCACGCACTGCCGCGCCGATGTCCCGACAGGGCGTCAGATGGCATGCACGCACCGTTTTTTCCGGTAATGCACTATAAACCTGCACCTCGGCGCGGCGTTGGATGAGGGCTTGGATCTGGGCCTGCCATTGTTCGGGTCGGATGAAGCCGGGGGTGGCCAGCATGGTTAGGATTTCCTCGGGGCTTTGCGCGCTGGTGAGGAGTTGATTGAAAGGGCTGTTCGTGGGCACGCCTTCGCTGCATTCGGCGGCGAGGATGAGGAGACCACCTTCCGCGAGGATGCGGGCTCCGGCGCTCATGCCTTTCACGCCTTGATAGAGATTCATATCCAGCGGGTAACCGCTGTTCGTGGTGACGACGATCTCGAAGGGAGACTTCACCTTTTGCATGGCGGACTGGCGGACGAATTCAGTGCCGGCCTTGTGCGCTTGAATGAGGTCGCCGGCGAAGACGTTGGTGATTTGGCGTTGCTCGTTCAGGGTTACGTTCAGGAGGAAGCTCGGTCCGGCGCGCAAGGCGATGTCCCGCAGTTCTTCCCAGAGCGGGTTGCCCTCATTCACGCCGAAGGTCGCCTTGGAACTACTAATATTACGCACGCCGTGATTGCTCATTACAGTGCGTAACCCGGCGACACCAGGCATCAACCC is from Verrucomicrobiia bacterium and encodes:
- the larA gene encoding nickel-dependent lactate racemase; translation: MTHWNYSMKIPLAYGQSHLEIDLPDDRTTIIEPAHIPGLADERAAILAALQNPIASAPLLQRIKPSDKICILFTDITRATPNDRIIPWLLDFLKDHPRKNITLLNQLGTHRPNTKAELEKMLTPEVVTNWNVLNHEPENEAELVQVGTTRDGTPALLNRHAIEADLRIVTGFIEPHFFAGFSGGPKGLMPGVAGLRTVMSNHGVRNISSSKATFGVNEGNPLWEELRDIALRAGPSFLLNVTLNEQRQITNVFAGDLIQAHKAGTEFVRQSAMQKVKSPFEIVVTTNSGYPLDMNLYQGVKGMSAGARILAEGGLLILAAECSEGVPTNSPFNQLLTSAQSPEEILTMLATPGFIRPEQWQAQIQALIQRRAEVQVYSALPEKTVRACHLTPCRDIGAAVRERLTKLGPNARIAVLPQGPLTIPYLA